cGATCTTAATgaaggtgttggagtcgtgcttggcctcatagtcgtgggtgaacagggagtacacgaggggactaagcatgcaacCCTGAGGGGCCTCTGTTTTGAGGATCAGTGggtcagatgtgttgttgcctacccttaccacctgggatggcctgtcaggaaatccaggatcaagttgcagagggaggtgtttagtcccagggtctttagcttagtgatgagctttgagggcactatggtgttgaacgctaagctgtagtcaatgaacagcattctcacataggtattccttttgtccaggtgggaaagggcagtgtggagtgcaatagagattgcgtcatctgtggatatgttgtggcggtatgtgaattgcagtgggtctacggtttctgggatgatggtgttgatgttagccatgaccagcctttcaaagcacttcatggctacagacgtgtgcCATGGCTATGTCCATGTAATCTGTGTCATCTTCCAGGTCTTTGTGCTTCTTTCTCAATGGACTGTAAATGGTGCTTACCTGTGTTCTCGACTCTTGCATTATTGTATTATTTTCCTGGGACACCTCCCGCCTCCCCCAACAGCAGCTAGAGTCTTGTGAAATCACAAGATAGTATTGTAGGAGAAAAAAAGATTTAATCAGCTAGTTTAACCGGTGTATGATCTGATTTGTTACAGCTTTCCTGCAAATTGAGTTGCTTGCAACTATGTTGTATTCGGATAGCTTCACGTAACACCCCAAGCAACTGATAAGCAATTCCTCGGCAACTTGGTTGCATCCAGTTGCaaaaacatctactttgtgaaacTAGTTGTAAGCAACAGTCAATCAAAACAAATGCTTTTGTCACCTGATCCATAGCTGCCATTGCCGCAGGATCCGCAATCAAGTTGAATAGAGGAGACATTAGCCTAATGGGAGCTTTAAATAAATATTGTCATCGTGGACAGTCATGGTTTATGTACATGGTTTATTAGTcaataaatgttatttttctgGTGAGGCTAGGTTGTtatagtatttttttttacaagaagATCAACTTTTTTTCCTGCTCGCTTTCTTTCGAAATGGGTAAAGCAATAGTCACGTGGGAAAATATGACATTTTAGATTAAATTCTTAATCTGGTGTGCCTCGTCCAGATCAACATGAATTTGTATGGGGTCTAGTCTAGGTCTGATAAACTCACACCGTGTTTTGGGATATCAAATACAGATAAGGTCATTGGAGAAGCATGTTAACAGTTACCAGCTTCTATGTGTCCATATAAAGGGTACTGGAGACTGGGGCCATGTGGAAGTGCCTGTCCAAATATGTCTGCATCTTCCTCCTGCTGACCCTGTCAGGCATCTTCTTCCTGTTCCGCAACATCAGCATTCTAGAGGTGAGGAGGAAAGTGATCTTCCCCCAGTACAAGTCCAAGCTTACTTCCATCACAATCTACCTGTGTTACTCTATGACCTTCTCCCCCTCAGTGACCTCTACTCTCATCCACAGTGGAAGTTAGACCTATGCATCTGGGAACTATGCAGCAACCACTCAGAGGCCCCTACTCCCCTGGACCACAATCAAAGCTGTAACCACCTGAGCCAGGGCCAGGAGCGCACACCTGAGGAAGCTCTGGAGGAGCATTACCTCCTGGAGTCCATTGCCTGGCCCGAGCCTCCGCCCCAGCCCACGTATATACCCCTGGAACAGACCAGTGACCCTGCGCACAGCCATTTTGCAGTGCTGCCAGCAGTGGGTGGGAGAGAGTGGCACGTGGGGGACCAGCTGGAGTCTCTGGTCCTTATGAAAGATTTCCAGGGACATCCCAAGAGATATGGTGGGGACTTCTTGCTGGCTAGGCTGCACTCCCCAGAGCTGGGGGCGGGCGTTGCAGGACAGGTTTTGGACCACCAGAATGGGACCTACTCTGCCATGTTTCTGTTACTGTGGGAGGGGTCCGTACAAGTGGAGGTGACACTAGTTCATCCTAGTGAGGCAGTTGCTGTTCTACGAAACTTAAGTGAAGAACGGCCCAACCGGGTGCTTTACAAGAGCCTGTTCAAATGCGGATTACTCTCTGAGACCACAATGTGTAACCTTTGTCTGCCGACCAACCAGGAGCCGCTGTGCAATTACACAGACCCCCACACGGGTGAACCCTGGTACTGCTACAAGCCTAAGCAGCTGCTGAGCTGTGACACACGAATCAACCACTTCAAGGCAGGCTACCAGAAAGATCTGATAACCGACAAAGAAGCACTGCTCTTCCAGAGGTTAGAGGGGGGTAAAAAATAGTGTGTGTGGCAATGAGCGTATGTTTTACCTTAGACCTACGCAGCCTTTTCTCCAATAAACAATTACAGAATGTTGTTCAGGTGATTGTTAATGCTTGcgtttaaacattttaaaattattattttacttttttttaaGTGGCGTAAACCTCAAAACATGTATTCGGGCTAAGGGGTCTGCCGGTGTCACTGTGCTGCCTAAGAAGACAGGTAGGAAAAATTGTTGCAGTGTGAAGACAAATCGGAGAGTGTATATAAAGTGATGGTAGCTggtgcatcatgtttcctctcttaTTTCAGACAAACCAAAGGTGGAAAGCAGCCATGCAAAGCCAGCGCCTGTCAGGACCACTCCCTCTGGGTATTACTTCCAAGGGTCATGGCAGTCCCTGGGTGATGTCGTGATGCGCCAGTTTAATGATCCAACTGCCATTACTCAGTGTTTGAAGGGCAAGGTGGTGTACATGTACGGAGACTCCACCGTTAGACAGTACTATGAGTTCCTCACCAACTTCTTGCCAGGTGAGTGCTGTTTGCCAAACCTATTACAtctcacacattctctctctataGATCAGTTTATACagggctgttgtggagcaggttgagagcttcaagttccttggtgaccACATCACTAATTacctaacatggtccacacacacccgcacagtcatgaagagggcacggcagcacctcttccccctcgggaggttgaaaagatttggcatgggccctcggatcctcaaaaagttctacaactgcaccatcgagagcatctcgACTGGCTGCAACACCACATGGTATGTCAAatgtggacagcccagtacatcactgtggccaaggtccctgccatccaagacctctatatcAGACTCCAACCactcaagccatagactgttcactctgctaccacccggcaaacggtaccggagcatGGGCTCTCGAACCAACAGACtctgagacagcttctacccccaagtcatcaGACTGCTAAATTTCCAGACTGCTAAATATTCAATTAATGGTGCCCTAGCTATCTGCACTAACCCTACGCACACGCACTAGACTATATGTGcaaaccatatacacactcactagactatatatacacacacactacattgacaCTCCTAAACAAAACCAACACATTCACATGCACTACATGcgcacataacacacacacgcagaccgacataacacattacacacacacacactctcacacacacactttccataACCGTcctttgctgctgctgctctgttctttattttactcatattattatctatcctgatgactagtcactttaccctgccttcatgtatatacagttcaagtcggaagtttacatacacctaggttggagtcattaaaattcgtttttcaaccacttcacaaatttcttgttaacaaactatagttttggcaagtcggtgaggacatctactttgtgcatgacacaagtatttttccaacaattgtttacagacagattatttcacttataattcactgtatcacaattccagtggttcagaagtttacatacactaagttgactgtgtttacatacactaagttgactgtgtttacatacactaagttgactgtgtttacatacactaagttgactgtgtttacatacactaagttgactgtgcctttaaacagctcagaaaaaaaaaatgtctttagaagcttctgataggctaattgacaaaatttgagtcaattggagatgaacttgtggatgtatttcaaggcctaccttcaaactcagtgcccctttgcttgacatcataggaaaatcaaaagaaatcagcaaagacctcagaaaaaaagtatGGTTcatcctgaaggtaccacgttcatctgtacagacaatagtacgcaagtataaacaccatgggaccacgcagccgtcataccgctcaggaaggagacgcgttctgtctcctagagatgaatgcactttggtgcgaaaagtgcaaatcaatcccagatcaacagcaaaggaccttttgaagatgctagaggaaacaggtacaaaagtatctatatacacagtatctatatcctatatcaacataacatgaaaggtcgctccgcaaggaagaagccacttctccaaaaccgccattaaaaaaagccagactacggtttgcaactgcacatggggacaaagcttgtactttttggagcaatgtcctctggtctgatgaaacaaaaatagaactgttctgCCATAATGCCCCTCGTTATGTATGGAGGtcaaatggggaggcttgcaagccgaagaataacatccccaccgtgaagcacagaggtggcaccatgttgtgggggtgctttactgcaggagggactgatgcacttcacaaaatagatggcattatgacaaaagaaaatgatgtggatatattgaagcaacatctcaagacatcagtcaggactttaaagcttggtcgcaaatgggtcttccaaatgaacaatgaccccaagcatacttccaatattgtggcaaaatggcttaaggacagcaaagtcaaggtattggcatggccattacaaagccctgacctcaaacctatagaatatttgtgtgcagaactgaaaaagcgtgtgcgagcaaggaggcctacaaacctgactcagttacaccagctctgtcaggaggaatgggccaaaattcacccaatttattgtgggaagattgtggaaggctaccctaaacgtttgacccaatttaaacaaagttggaagttggaagtttacatacaccttagccaaataaatttaaactcagattttcacaattcctgacatttaatcagagtaatagttccctgtcttaagtcagttaggatcaccactttattttaaaaatgcgaaatgtcagaataatagaagagagaatttatttatttcagcttttatttctttcataacattcccagtgggtcagacgttttacatacactcaattagtatttggtagcattgcctctaaattgttcaacttgggtcaaacgttttaggtagccttccacaagcttcccacaataagttggttgaatattgtccctttcctcctgacagagttggtgccAGTGCAAAATTGAATAATTGAAAACATCATGGGCTACATAAAGGCCAAGGACTGAATTTAAACTGAACTACAAATGTACTGGGAATGTATGGGACAGAGTATGATGGAGTTGCAGAAGAAAAGCATGACAAGTGTATGGCCTAATTTTCCGCCAGTAGGCAACCTTTAGATCTAGCCAGAATGAAAGGTGGATGGGTGGTGATTAGTCTATTTCGGTTGCTGTATCAGATATGAAAATGATGCATTAGCATTGCAATCCTTTTAGATTTGATTCTGTTCTTTAATATTCTGTGAATATTTGAGCATTTTCCAGCTGCCAATCAAGTGCAGCAGATGTCCAAACTGATGCGTAAAAAGCGCATAGCTTTCTGCAAGCATGAGCGAGGGCCTTATCCAATATATTGCAGGCTTCAATATGAAGGCCTCTTTAAGATACCTTTTATATTTATACATGATTCCTTTATAAAGCCACTTGACTGACATGCTTCAGAGATGCAATTTGTATCCTACTCTTTAAATTAACCTGTTTCTGTTTTTACCGTGTACATTAGGACCCAAGTGTCCTTTTTATTTATACTGTGCAATAATTGCATTTTATACACATATCCAGATGTGGTGACCTTTTTAGGGATGGGAGAGATTCACTGAATATTTATTTGAATGGCTGTGGACAGGTTGAGGTTATCGGGACAGTAGCCTATTGCGCCCAGTCTTAATTAGTTGGATAACAAAAGTAGGCTGTAATGATGAGAGTATAAAACTATTGTCTATAAAAGTGTGCTGTTTTCTGTTGATTTACACAGCTTGGGTCATAACGGGAGGTCCAAGGCAGTTTCGATTAATTTGCATACAGGTAGGGACCAGGAAATCTGGTCCAAATCTCGATCAGATAGTGATCAAATCTTGATCGCGATGGCGACAACCATGTTTATGCAAGGTGTAATCGTTGCTTCTGTCACATACattcatctcactctctctctgtcacagagTTGAAGGATTTCAACCTTCGAAGTCCAGTGAGGGCAGGGCCCTTCATGGCGGTGGACATCCCCCACAATATCCTGCTGAAGTACCGCAGCCATGGCCCCCCCATCACCTGGACCCCTCTCAGCATCAGTCAGCTGCGCTATGTAGCTAATGAGCTGGATGGCCTGGCCGGGGGCTCAGACACTGTTGTAGTCATCAGTGTTTGGGCCCATTTCTGTACCTTCCCTGTGCAGGTTTACATTCGTCGACTCCGCCACATTCGAAGGGCGGTTGTGCGGCTTCTGAACCGGGCTCCGGGGACTGTGGTAGTGGTGCGCTCGGCAAACCTCCGGGCCCAAAGCCTAGAAGAGACCCTCATCGTCAGTGACTGGTTTTCGGTTCAGTTGGATAAGGTGATCAAGGGCATGTTCAGGGGCCTGAATATCAAGTTAGTGGATGCCTGGGAGATGACCCTTGCCCACCACCTCCCACACAATATTCACCCGCACCCTCCGATCATTAAGAACATGATAAACACTATCCTCTCTCACATCTGCCCAGTGAAGAACTAGCAGAGAAATTACATTATTTCTGGCACAATTTACAAAATAACTAGCATAGGTGGAGCATTGTCCAACTAGGTTACATGATTCATCACTTGAGCCTGCTAAATTTTAACATCTACGAGCAAAAAGTATGTCTCTACGCAATTAAGAGTCTAAATAACAATGGCATCCCACTAGCATATCTAGTGACAGAAAGATCGCTTCAAATCAACATGTAGCTTTTGTCCAGGCTGCGCTCTCCAAATTCCAAAGATTGCAATTTATTGTACAATGAAATCGTTTTTTTTCTTACAGTTGTGGTTTTATTCTTTGTACTGTACCTCTGCTTTAAAAAAGAAAGGAATTCACTTTTCAATTAAAAAAAGCCATTTATGGGAATTTTTTCAAAGGTGTGTGTGAAACTGGTGATGTCAGTCTTTTTGTGCCCACTTTGGTTTTGGAGAAGTGTTTGACGGAAAGACACCAACCCAAGGGACACCTGCCCTCGGGGCTCAAAAGTTTTAATGATAAGGTTTCGTTTTAATGAAAAGGTTGTGTCCAAGGTTGTGTCCAAGTGCCCTACAGAAACAAGGGTGTGCAGATTTGTTTGCGTCATGGTTGCACCACTACTACAGCAGAAACGGCCTGCTTCTCACCCAACCAGGTCAACAATGTTTCTCTGGTAATATGGGTCAGATCATTTTTCTTCCTATAGCGAATCTCCAGGACCGCATTTTACATTCATAAACCATGTAGTGGGCTGTTCTAAAAACTACTCAAGTGTCGTTGACCATTTACactttgttcagtcatgttacatcattggctagctagctaacaaccttgTAACTTTACAAGTATATCCAAACATTTCAGggcacagaaagaaaggaaaTGGGATGGCTTCTTCAGGAGATCAATGATAATAGCAATGAATGCATGACAGGTCTCTTGTATGTCATCATTACAAACCTGACATTTTTAAGGAGACAGTGTACAATTTAATGTATgctgaacaaatatatatatatatatatacccaacatgtgaagtgttggtttcatgagctgaaatataagatctcaggaatgttccatacgcacaaaaagcttatttctctcatgttgtgtacacatttgtttacataccgatttagtgagaatttctcctttcccaagataagccatccacctgacaggtgtggcatatcaagaaactaattaaacagcatgatcattgtgCTGAGGACaaatggccactctaaaatgtgcagttttgtcacacaacacaatgccacagatgtatcaagttttgatggagcacgcaattggcatgctgactacaggaatgtccacctgcgctgttgccagagaatctattgttcatttctctaccataagccgcctccaacgtcattttagagaatttttcagtacgtccaactggcctacaacacagaccatgtgtaatcacgccagcccaggacctccacatccagcttcttcacctgcgggatcatctgagaccaaacacccggacagctgatgaaactgtgagttggcacaaccgaagaatttctgcacaaactgccaGGAACCGTCTCAGCCGAAGCtatgctcttcatggatgaaacCCGGTTTCAGCTGTACTGGGCAGATgccagacagtgtgtatggcttCGTGTGTGCTACAAGTGCTaccaatttatttatatatatgttttggtttttgccctgccTGCTCATCAATATTTTCTGTTGCGGTTGTTTTTCTAACATTCCTTTATTGCCTGGTCAGACTGGCAAAATATCAAATCAGATGGGGCTAGTCATAGTTCAAGTCTTTGAGACAAATAAGCCAATCGGAGTGCTAGGGCGTGACAGACAATCCAGTCAGAGGCACTCCGTAGCAGTTATTTTGGTCTGTCTTCACCTAAAGGATTCTGTTGCTTTATCAGGTAAGAGAGGACTACAGATGGTGTTCATGCATGTATCAACAATCAAAGTTGATTTCAAGAAATATAAATGGAAAGTTAAAATAAGAAAGCATATCTTAGGAAAGTTGTGTAGCCTCTTTATCCATTTTTTGACTTACAAATGAATTCTATATAAACATGAATTCTTAAAGAATATAACTGATTAATGTATCATGATGGGAATTCCGACCTGAGTTTAAGAACTagtaaatggaatggaatagaattcCCTTTTcatgcacttttctctctctggaccttgaacttaagcatgagaatagcatgctattcactaGCTATTTGTTGGCAGTGGAGATCGAATCAATGAAGGTGTGGCGGATGTGTGTCTACAGATATACCGTAGTCTGAATTTGACTTTACAGGTGAGGAAGCCATGAGTAAGGTCAAGCAACCTGTCAGTTCCAAGTGCATTTATTTTTCTCCAGATcgaaataacaccattctccattcACAGAAATGTAGAAATTGACAATTGCTATTGATAAGAACTATAgagcattgggaaagtattctgaccccttgactttatccatattTAGTTACCTTATAGccttttttctctcatcaatctacaccaaataccccataatgaaacaggtttttataaatttttacacgtttatttttaaaaaaggaacatgtaaatatcacatttacataagtattcagaccttttactcaatactttgttgaagcacatttggcagcgattatagcctcgagtcttcttgggtatgacattacaagcttggcacacctttatttggggagtttctcccattcttctctgcagatcctctcaggcgctatcaggttggatggggagcgtcgctgcacagctattttcaggtctctccggagattTTCGATCAGAGtcaagtccggcctctggctgggccactcaaggacattcagagacttgtcccaaagccactcctgcattgtcttggctgtgtgcttagggtcattgtactgttggaaggtgtacGTTTGCCCCGGGCTGAGATCCTGAGGTTTCTGGAGcagcttttcatcaaggatctctctgtactttgctctgttaatcttttcctcgatcctgactagtctcccggtccctgcagctgaaaaacatcaccacagcatgatgctgccaccaccatgctatggtctgagagtctttaggtgccttttggcaaactccaagcgggctgtcatgtgccttttactgaggaggggcttccgtctggccactcccataaaagcctgattggtggagtgctgcagagatggttgtccttctggaaggttctcccatctccacagaggaaatctggagctctgttagagtgaacattgggttctcggtcacctccctgaccaaggcccttctcccccatttgagaaatttggccgggcggccagcatcaggaagagccttggtggttccaaacatcttccatttaagaataatgggggccatccactgtgttcttggggaccttcatagctgtagaaatgttttggtacccttccccagacttgtacctcaaatcaaatcaaatcaaatgtatttatatagcccttcgtacatcagctgatatctcaaagtgctgtacagaaacccagcctaaaaccccaaacagcaagcaatgcaggtggagaagcacctcaacacaatcctgtctcagagctctacggacaattccttcaacctcatggcttggtttttgctcaggtatttactgtcaactgtgggaccttatacagtaTATAACCTTATAtatcctttccaaatcatgtccaatcaatgaaatttaccacaggtggacttcaatcaagttgaagaaacatctcaaggatgatcaatggaaacaaaatgcacctgagctcaatttatttgattttttttataaatttgcacaaatttcttaaaacctgttttcattttgtcattataggatattgagtatagattgatgaggaaaacatatcatttaatacattttagaataagactgtaacgtatcaaaatatggaaaaagtcagagtctgaatacattccgaaggcactgtaggtaaatTAGTAATCCGTTTGGATAAGGGGTTTGTAAATATGAATGACAATTGTTTTATATCTATTTTACCTTATGATCGCTGGAAagaaatgtgaaaccagtcatggAAACAAACTAAAAAGCATGTCAACACGACAGGTATTTATTCCCCTTTCCCACAGTAAAGTATGAAATGCGGTGCCGTAATGCAGAATTTAAATTGTATGTCCCAAGCTACAGTAGCGCCGAACCTACCAAGTAATTTCTGCACTCTAGAATGTTTGGATTACCGTAACACTTGAATGAAATACAGTCTCAAATCACTGCCTATCCCACATTAGGCATATACTATGATTCGATGAacaataacatttaatttaaagATAAATATGGAAGGTTAAAAAGCAAGCCTATCTTGGGAAAGTTATGTATAGCCTCTTTAATTAAAATTATAATGCACTAACATAATAAATTATTTGTGAAGCATCTAGCCCAAGGGTAGGCAAACTTTTTGTCTCGAGGGCCACATCAGGATTTCGAAATTCAAAGGAGAGTCGCACAGATTTATTACATGGAAACGGTGGCACCAACACTGGGAGGACTTTGTAACTATAATTCATTATTACTGTGAGTGTTACTTTTATGACTGGGAGCaataaaggggcaatctgtagttcaAACAATTACAAACCAGGAACCCCCGCCACTGTTTTGGTTAACAGCTGAGGGATAGGGCTGGAAAAATGCAACTACTCTCAAATAGACACATCTATAGACAGTGCTACCAAGAAACATCCAGCGCTATGATggtcctctgctgcagaggacaagttcattagagttaccagcctcagaaattgcagcccaaataaatgcttcacagagttcaagtaacagacacatcccaacatcaactgttcagaggagactgcgtgaatcaggccttcatggtcgaattgctgcaaagaaaccactactaaaggacactaataagaagaagacccttgcttgggccaagaaacacaagcaatggacattagaccagtggaaatctgttctttggtccaaattttagatttttggttccaaccgccgtgtctttgtgagactcagagtagatgaacggataatctctgcatgtgtggttcccacagtgaaccATGGAGGAgatgtggggctgctttgctgatgacactgtcaattatttatttagaattcaaggcacacttaaccagcatggctaccacagcattctgcagcaatacgccatcccatctggtttgtgtttagtgggactataatttgtttttcaacaggacaatggcccaaaacacctccaggctgtgtaagggctatttgaccaagaaggagagtgatggagtgctgcatcagatgacctggcctcaacccaattgcgatggtttgggatgagttggactgcagagtgaaggaaaagcagccaacaagtgc
The genomic region above belongs to Oncorhynchus kisutch isolate 150728-3 linkage group LG16, Okis_V2, whole genome shotgun sequence and contains:
- the LOC109906540 gene encoding NXPE family member 3 isoform X1: MRVLETGAMWKCLSKYVCIFLLLTLSGIFFLFRNISILEWKLDLCIWELCSNHSEAPTPLDHNQSCNHLSQGQERTPEEALEEHYLLESIAWPEPPPQPTYIPLEQTSDPAHSHFAVLPAVGGREWHVGDQLESLVLMKDFQGHPKRYGGDFLLARLHSPELGAGVAGQVLDHQNGTYSAMFLLLWEGSVQVEVTLVHPSEAVAVLRNLSEERPNRVLYKSLFKCGLLSETTMCNLCLPTNQEPLCNYTDPHTGEPWYCYKPKQLLSCDTRINHFKAGYQKDLITDKEALLFQSGVNLKTCIRAKGSAGVTVLPKKTDKPKVESSHAKPAPVRTTPSGYYFQGSWQSLGDVVMRQFNDPTAITQCLKGKVVYMYGDSTVRQYYEFLTNFLPELKDFNLRSPVRAGPFMAVDIPHNILLKYRSHGPPITWTPLSISQLRYVANELDGLAGGSDTVVVISVWAHFCTFPVQVYIRRLRHIRRAVVRLLNRAPGTVVVVRSANLRAQSLEETLIVSDWFSVQLDKVIKGMFRGLNIKLVDAWEMTLAHHLPHNIHPHPPIIKNMINTILSHICPVKN
- the LOC109906540 gene encoding NXPE family member 3 isoform X2 produces the protein MWKCLSKYVCIFLLLTLSGIFFLFRNISILEWKLDLCIWELCSNHSEAPTPLDHNQSCNHLSQGQERTPEEALEEHYLLESIAWPEPPPQPTYIPLEQTSDPAHSHFAVLPAVGGREWHVGDQLESLVLMKDFQGHPKRYGGDFLLARLHSPELGAGVAGQVLDHQNGTYSAMFLLLWEGSVQVEVTLVHPSEAVAVLRNLSEERPNRVLYKSLFKCGLLSETTMCNLCLPTNQEPLCNYTDPHTGEPWYCYKPKQLLSCDTRINHFKAGYQKDLITDKEALLFQSGVNLKTCIRAKGSAGVTVLPKKTDKPKVESSHAKPAPVRTTPSGYYFQGSWQSLGDVVMRQFNDPTAITQCLKGKVVYMYGDSTVRQYYEFLTNFLPELKDFNLRSPVRAGPFMAVDIPHNILLKYRSHGPPITWTPLSISQLRYVANELDGLAGGSDTVVVISVWAHFCTFPVQVYIRRLRHIRRAVVRLLNRAPGTVVVVRSANLRAQSLEETLIVSDWFSVQLDKVIKGMFRGLNIKLVDAWEMTLAHHLPHNIHPHPPIIKNMINTILSHICPVKN